The genome window TTGCAGCGTCTGTGCTTAAATTTTTAGCGCAAAATCCTAGCGTTAGGCGTTAAATTTATCAAATCCAGGCCATTTCTCGCCAAAACTCAAGCGCCATATCATCGCTTGCTTGGACGAATTTAGCTATTTCTTCCGCGCTCGGTACGGCCTTTTTACTTAGTTGCGCGATATCGATACTAGCAAGCGCTCTAAAAAATCTCTCAAAATCGCTCGCAATGCGCCTGCCGCAAAGCTCTTCGTCTCCAATTAGCCACGCATAAATCGCGCCGTCTGCGCAGTTAAGCAAAAAAATCCACGGGTCGCCCACGGCAAAAACTATCAAATTTGCAGGACGCGTATCGCCGTGCCACCATTTGCCGCCGTATTCGTCGGTGCTGTTTAGCCGCACTAGCTCGCTAGCGTAGTCGCCGCCGGCGCCAAATCGTACGTTGCAAACTTCAAATTTGCCAAAGTCAAATTTGCAAACTAGCCGCGAAAGCGCAAGCGGAAATTTGACGCCTAGAGCCTCTTGCGCATTTTCTAGCGCCCGCGTGGACGCGCTGGCGTCGCTTTGAGCTAGCAGCCTCATGCCCGTTATGTCCTCTTGCTCCAGAGGCAGGCATATCTCGTCTAGCTCGCGAGCGATCTCGTCTAGCTTTAAAAACATATTTTTCTCCGCTCTTAGTTTATCTGAGATTTTTTGTTTCGGTTTTTATGATTTTGTCGTTTTCGCCGTAAAATTTCGTAGTCGCCGCGCCAGCTTTTGCGTCGGTTACGACCTCTTTTACGAGCTCGCCTTTTTCGTTAAATTCTTTTTGTATTTTAACCGCTTCACTAAGCGGCTTGCCGATCGTTTGGCGCTGGTCTATCACGCTTTTTAGCTTGCCGCTCGGGTAGAAAAACTCAAAATACGCAGACTCGCCGCCTATCTGGTATGCGCGGCTGTGCAGGCGACCGCTCTCGTCGTACTTTTCAAAAGTCGTTTCCTTTTTATCGGTTCGGACGCTGGTAAATTCTTTATATGACGGCTTGCCGTCTCTGCGGTATTCTGCTATGTTGTTTTCGGTAAAAAAGCCTAAATTTGCGTCGAAGCGTTTGGTTTTTCGGTACAGTTTTAGCACCTCGCCCGCGTCGAAAAGTTCTAGTAGCTCCTTTTCTAGTCCGCCCCACAGGCATCTCTCGGCCGTGAACGCAGGCGCGTCTCGGTGCTCTTTTGAGTACACTTCGAGTAGCACCCAGCGCTCGTTTTTGCGGACGGCGAACGAGATTTTTAGCTTTGTGGAGGGGTCATCCGGGATCTTGCGCTTGTACCGCTCGTCCGCTTCGTCGATGACGTAGCGATTTAGCTGTGCGCCGCCCGCGTCTAGCCAGGTGAGGTAGAGTCTGTTGCGTATTTTGCCGTTTGCGTCCTTTTCGCCGTTGCGCAGGTCGTATTTAAAAAATATCTCATAGGTTGCGATTAGCTCGTCTTTTTGCTGCTGGGGCGCGTATTTGCCGCCTGCTTGTAGCGAGGTCGCGCAGGTCAAAACGATAAAAAGCTTTAATAAATTTTTCATCCAACTCCCTAAATTTGGCGAATTTTGCGCTTGCATTGCGGCAGCGACCTTGCGTAAATTTAGAGATCGCACCGCGTTTGTAATTTTTAAAATTTACTCTCGTGCTTTGCTATGCACACTGCCTGCTAGTCAAATTTGACCTATCGCTTTTAGTCGTTTGTAGCGATTTTACCTTGTCGGCGCCGCGCCTGAGCGCGCTAGCCTTTTATTTCAAAATCGCAAAGCCGATACCGACTTTATCGGTGTGGCGGTTGTAGTCGATGAGGCTTTCGCCGTATCCAGTGAAGTACTTCACGTAGCCGTATACGCCGCTCTTGCCAAACGGAAACAGCCACCCAAGCTCGCCCGCGCCGCGGTTTGTTTTATCAAAATGCAGGTTGTTTCGCACCATCGCCGTAAAGATGTGGCCGCGGTAAGGCAGGGCGAAATTTATATCCATGTTGCCGAGGTATTTTTCGATGTCTGGGTTATCGTCGCTGCCCTTGCTCTCAGGGATGCGCGCCCACGCTCGCGGGATCACGACTAGGCTGCCGGCGTAAAGCTTGGCCTCGAGATAGACGCGGTTCCACGAGCGAGACTTCTCGCCGTCCTGGCCGTTACTCTCGTGTAAAAGCCCCGCGCGCAGGTAGTCAAGGCTCGGTAGCGCCTCAAATCTCATCGGGACGGTCACGAAAATCTCGGGACGGTAGTTGGTCTCGCGAAACGGCGTAGAGCCCTTGGCCGTCTGCCACCACGAGCTTTGCGAGTAGCCCGCCGAGATCGTTTCGTTCATATCAAACACGTCGTAAAAAAGCGGCTTTTGCAAGCTGATCTGAAAAGCAGTCTCAAATCTGCGCCTACCCTCAACGTCGTTAAACGCGTATGTTGCCGGCAGGAGATAGTTTAGGTGGTGCATTTTTAGGCCCAAAATTTCATCCACGTCGTACGCCTCGCCGCTTTCAAATTTCGCTTTCGGGCGCTCTTTGGAGGCGATCTTTTGCTCCTCTACGGGCGCGTCCGCTACGCTATCTGAGGGCGCGATCACGGAGCGCTCCATGGCGGCCGTTTCGCCGTCCTCGTCCGTAAATATCGCCTTTTTAGCCGCCAGCTTATAAAGCTGAAGGGCTCTTGTTTTATCGCCTTCATGCTCAAGCTTTGCGGCGGCTTCGTATAGGCGTTTGGCCTCGTCTTTGGCGGTCGGTTCGGTTAAATTTTCAGCTGGATTTTCTGACTGCGGGGCTAAATTTTGCTTCGCCGTTTCCGCCTGGGCGGCTAGGGCTAAATTTAACAAAATCGCCAGCAAAACAATAATTTTTTTCATATTTTTCCTTCTTTTAAGGCTTGTTCGTAATCTGCCTGATAGTTGATGTTAAAAAACTCGTCTTCGCGCGCGAATTTTACGATCTTGCAGCGGCAGCGGCTACGCAAAAGCCCGATCTTGTGCTCGCCCGCGGCAAAAAGCTCGCCCGCGGCGTTCGCTAAATCTCCGCTAAAAAACCCGCAAAGTGAGTGCGTATGCGACTCGTCCGCAGCGATAACCATATCGTATTCACCGGCAAATTTATATAGTTCGCGCACGCACTCTTCGCTAACAAAGGGCATGTCGGCCGGGACGATAAATACGCTTTCGTTTGGGAAATTTTTAAGGATACTATAAAGCGCTAGCATCGGAGAAAAGGCGTCTGGGCTCAAATTTGCCGTATCTTGCGAGCAAATTTGAGCAAAGCTTGCCTCTGCGCCCTCTTTGTCGCTCGCCTCGGTCAAATTTGACCGCGAGAACTCCTCCGGGCTAGCGTCTTTTATGAGCGGTAGGGGTGGGTTAAATTTGTTAAATTTGGAACTAACGAATACGCGCTCGAAAATCCGCCCGAATTTATGCGCTCCGTAGTGCGTGAGCGTCGCAAATCCGCCAAAAGGCAGCAACGTTTTGTCGCGGCCCATTCGCGAGCTTTTGCCTCCGGCTAAGATGACGCATGTTTTCATTTTTTTCCTTAAGCAAAATTATAAGGCTAACTTTAGCTAAAAACGGCTTTGATTTACCAAAATGCGCCCGCCGCACCCCAAAAAATAGTATAATGCGGATTTTAAAGGAGAAAAAATGAGCGAGAAAAATTTACAAATTTTAGGCTGGATAGGCACGTGCCTGTCGGTTATCATGTATATTTCTTATATCCCGCAGATAATGGGCAACCTTGACGGCAACAAGACGCCTTTTATCCAGCCTCTAGCCGCAGCGATCAACTGCACGATCTGGACTAGCTACGGCCTGCTAAAAGCCAAGAGGGACTACCCGCTAGCGGCTGCGAATTTGCCCGGCATCATCTTTGGTCTTTTGGCGACGATAACGGCGTTTTAAAGGATAAAAGCCGCTAAATTTACTGATGCGGTGAAGTTAAATTTGATATTTTTTGACGAGAGCTTCAGTCGCTCAAATTTGTAAATTTGAAGTTAAATTTAAATGCAAATTTTCTGCACTGTTTTACTGTGTTTTTAATATCTTAATTTTCTTGTTAAGGGGAAGGGGCTTAAATTGCGCTCTGCTTTGTAGTTGTGAAGCGTAGCTGAAGCAAAAGAGCTCCCTTTTGTATCCACCTTTCTCTTTTTCTTGGGTGGCGGAAGGGGCGACCCTCTACTTCACTGCACGTGAGTTGTTGCTGCACTGCGTGCAGGTCTAAATTTGGGGCTGTCGCGCCTCACGTTTTTAAATTTACGTTTTCAAAGTGCGGGTCTCGGTAACTCAAATTTACAAATTTGAAGTCAAATTTAAATGCAAAAAGTTAAGGCGTAGTATTTTTTCTTTTTACTTCGCGCAAACACTCGTAACGCTCTGCTTGCAGTAGCGAACGCAGTGAAGCTAAACTTCGCTACGAGGAGACGAGGCGAAAACGACGGAGGCGAGGGAGCGGACTAGTAGTCCGTAACCAAAGCCAACCGAGTTTCTAACGAGGTATAAAGGAAAAAGACAAGCCGCTAAATTCTAAAGATCGCGCGGGTCGGCAATTTTGCCTGCGACGGCGCTAGCTGCAGCGACAGCCGAGTTTGCCAGATACACCTCGCTCGTGCGATCGCCCATGCGGCCGACGAAGTTTCTATTCGTCGTGCTCACGCAGCGTTCCCCAACGCCTAAAATCCCCATATATCCGCCCAGGCACGCGCCGCAGGTCGGGTTGCTAACAACCGCGCCAGCCTCGGCAAATATATCCATCAGCCCCTCTTTTTGCGCTTGCAGGGCGATTTTTTGCGTCGCAGGCGTGATGATGAGGCGGGTTTTGCGCGCTACCTTGCGGCCTTTTAGGATTTCAGCCGCGATGCGTAGATCGCTTAGCCTGCCGTTCGTGCAGCTACCGATAAAGGCCTGATCGATGGCGATGTCGTCTTTCACCGCTTCGCGCACGCTCTTGCCGTTGCTAGGCAAAAACGGATAGGCGATCACGGGATCGAGCTTGCTAACGTCGATTTCTAAAATTTGCTCGTAGCTCGCGCCTTCGTCGGAGTAGTGCAGCTTCGGCTCGGCGCGTAAATTTTTACCTTTTAAAAACTCTTTCGTAGTTTCATCGACCGCGATGATGCCGCTTTTGCCACCGGCCTCGATCGCCATGTTGCACATGCTAAAGCGCCCGTCCATATCGAGGCTATCTATCGTCTCGCCCGTAAACTCCAGCGCTTTATACAGCGCGCCGTCCACGCCGATGCGGCGGATGATCTCTAGGATGAGGTCCTTGCCGTAGACGTGGCGGTCGAGTTTGCCGCGAAAGATCACTTTGATAGTCGGCGGTACCTTAAACCAGTTTTTGCCGGTTATCATCGCATAGGCTAGATCGGTGCTGCCCATACCCGTGGCAAAGGCTCCCAGTGCGCCGTGCGTACAGGTGTGGCTATCGGCGCCGATGATGACGTCGCCAGGGACTACGAGGCCTTTTTCGGGCAGTAACGCATGCTCGATACCCATGTCCTTCTCGTCGAAATAATTTTTCAAATCGTGCTTATACGCAAAATCGCGGCTGATTTTGGCTTGGTTGGCGCTTAGGATGTCTTTTGCGGGGATATAGTGGTCCATCACGACGCTAAAGCCGTCGGGATTAGCTAGCTTTGTCGCGCCGCTTCGCTCAAACTGCTTGATGGAGATCGGAGTCGTGATGTCGTTGCCGATGACCATATCGATGTCGCTCTCGATGATCTCGCCCGCGAAAACCTCGCGCCCTACGTGCTCGCTGAAAATTTTTTCGGTGATGGTTTGCTTTGAGTTTTGCATAAATTTTCCTTTTTTTTTGCGGATGCCGCGCGTTTTTAAAATTTAGCGATTTTAGCGAAAAATGGATAAAAAGAGATTGAGATTAAAATTTGGGCGCCGCAAATACGAACCTGGTTTAGCTAAATAGCGCAGTACACCGCGGATTTAAAACCGAATTCGGCGTTTTTAGGATACGGGTTTGGGCGAATCAAATTTGAAGCCGAAATTTGCAAATTTAGCCAAATTTGACTTCAAATTTGAACGTAAAAAGTTAAGGCGAAGTATTTTTGCGTTTAGACGAGGCGGATTTAAATTTTACGACGGGAGCTACCTAGTCGGTAGTGACCGAGTAAAATTTAAATCCAACGACGTATAAACCAAAAAACGAGCCGCTAAATTTTAAAATTTAACGCTAGCGGTCAGCATAAACTGCCTCGCATACCCCGGCTGTATCGGTATGATATTAGCTTGCGTGCCGGTCGATGAGGACGTATAGTAGAGCTTGTCGGTCAAGTTTTTGACGTTAAACGAGAAATTCGTCTCGTAGCCCGCAATCTTGGTATCGTAGCTGATAAATGCGTCGTAAACTACCGCGTCGTCCATCTTAAAGCCCGTTCCTGCCGGCACAGCCGGTAGATTCGTCCTCATGTAGTAGGTGTACCATGAGCCAAAATATCTCGCTCCGCCACCGATCCTTAGGCCTTTTGCGCCTAGGTGGCTAAAGTCGTAGTTGGCAAAGAGGCTGGCTTGGTGCTTAGGCGTGGCTTCTAGCGGTTTGCCCACTAGCACGGCAAACGCACCGCTATCCTTGCGCACCTCGGTTTTAGTGTATGCGTAGCTAGCGCCCACGCTTAGCCCTTGCGTCACGCGGCCGTTAAAGTCAAACTCGAATCCTCTCGAGCGCGCCTCGCCTACGGGCGTACTTACGCTATTTACGGTGCGCATGATGTTTTTCTTATTGATGTTAAAGACCGCCGCGCTAGCCGTTATGCTATCGTTTTGAAATTTGGTTCCCAGCTCTATGCTTTTGCCTTCTTCGGGCTTTATGTCGCCGATGTCGTCGCCGCTGATCGCCATTTGCGGGCTAAAGCTTTGCGCGTAGTTGGTATAAACAGACCACTCCGGCGTTAGCAGGTATAAAAGCCCCGTCTGCCACGTAAATTTGCCATCTTGCTGATCGGTGGTGTTTGGTCCGCTAGTCGTGCCGCGTGCGACTTGGTCGTAGTATTCGTATCTAACGCCCAGAGAATAGATCAAATTTTCGGTCAAATTTATACTATCTTGCGCGTAAAATCCGATCGTTCTTAGCTTTTGATACTGGATACCGGAGGCTCGGTTGGACGGATAGGCGACCGTGCCGTAGACTGGACTGTAGATATTTATCGGATAGTTTTTGTGCGTCGTGCCGGAGCTGTAGCTGTTTAGTGCGCCGGGTCTATAGCGGTAGTACTCCTTTGCGTCGATACCAAAGAGCAAGTTGTGCTCTATCTCGCCCGTTTGCACGTAACCGTTTAAATTTAACGACCCGGCGTGCGTGCGGTGGATAAATCCGTCATACGCCTCGTTTCGTCTAGCCGCAACGCCGGTGTTTAAATTTACGTTCATTAGCCTGATGTGGCCGTATTCGTGCTTAGAGCGCGAATACGCATAAGCGCCGCGCAGTAGCCAGTCCTCGCCGATATTTTTTTCAAAATTTACGTCTACGGTGTCGAGTCTGGTTTTTAGTTTATTAAACGGCTCGTCAAGGCGTCTTTTCTTATCTATCGGAAGTAGCTTGCCCGTGCTTGGAATGAGATACATACCGCGGTCGATCGGATCGGTCGAGCGTGTGTGCGTATAGGCTAAATTTATGCGGTAATCATCGCCTTTATACGAGAGCGAAGGCGCAAAGAGGACGTTTTTATATTCGCCAAACTCCCTCCAGTAGTCTTTTTGCATCATATCAAATATAAATCTATACGCAAAGCCGCTATCAGCGATCGGTCCCGTGCTGTCAAAGCCCGCGTTCCAGTAGTTGCGGTTGCCGATACCGGCCCAAATTTCGTTTGAGAAGTCGTATTTTGGCTTTTTAGTGACCATATTTATGATGCCGCCGGGCTCTTGCGCGCCGTAAAGCAAGCTAGCCGGGCCTTTTAGTACCTCGACGCTTTCTACGGTTTTGTTAAAGCTATGCATGACGCTAGATGGCACGCCGTTTCGCATGATCGAGCCGTCGCGTCCGCCGCCAAAGCCTCGCTTAATGATCGAGTCAAAGATACCGCCCGTGGTGTTTCCGTAGCTAACGCCGCTCACGTTTTGAAGACTCTCGGCTAGAGTCTCGGGTTTTTTATCCTTTAGTTGCTGCTGGGTTACGACGTTTACCGTCTGCGGGATCTCTAAAATAGGCGTATTGGTTTTGCCTACTTCGCTGGTTTTGGCGCGGTATCCATCATCCGCGCTCTCGCTAATCTCGACGCCTTGCAGCGCTACGTCGGCGGCGAAAATTTGAGTTAAAAGCAGCGATGAGGCCGCTAAACTTAGGCTAAATTTGTTCATTTATTTTTTCTCCGTTTTAAAATGCATTATCATTATATTATTCTCACGCTTAAATTTCGGTCGCATTTTAGGCTATAATTTCGGCTATGAAATACGCAAATTTAAAACAAATGCAATCTTTTCTAGGCAAATTTAAAAAAATAACCGCAATCAGACGCGCGGGCGATATGGCGATTTTTATCGAATTCGACGGCGAGCTCGGGCTGTTTTTTGATCTTAGCAAAGCTGACTCCGCGATCTACGCAAATCCTGATTTTCTAAACGTAAAAGAGTACAAAGCACCCTTTGACGTCGCGCTAAAAAAGAGGTTCTGGGGGGCTAAAATTTTAAATTTAAGCGTGCCCGAGGGAAATAGAATTTTAAAGCTGGAGTGCGAATTCCAAGGCTCGTATAAGAGTCTGGCTTCGAGCCTATTTTTGGAGTTTACGGGGCGCTTTACCAACGCGATCATCACGGACGAAAAGGGCGTAATCGTCGAGGCTTTGCGCCATATAGATAATAATTTTCGCGTGATAAAACCGGGGCGCGAGCTGCTAGAGCTGCCGCCGGCTGCGATAAAAGAGCGCCAGACGCCGCCGATAACGGATTTTGCGCAGTATTTTAGCGAGGAATTTAAGCGCGTAAATAACGCAAAGCTAGAAAACCTGCGCGCCGTAAAATCGGCCGCGATAGAGCGAAAAATGCAAAATTTAAGCGAGATTTTATCGGGGCTTGAAAACGAAGCGGATCTAAATGCGCAAAGCGAAATTTTAAGCAAAAACGCGGGGCTAATTCTATCAAATTTACACGCGTTAAGGGACTACGAGCGCGAAGTAACGCTAAATGATTTCGAGCGAGGCGAGGTGCGGCTCGTGCTAGATGACAGCCCCAAAATCGCCGCAAACGCGATGTTTGCAAAGGCAAAAAGGCTAAAACAAAAGGCGGCGGGTCTAATCATCGAGCGGCAAAATTTGACCGAAAAGCTAGAGTTTTTATCAAATTTACAAACGCTCGTAAATGAAGCAAAAAGCGCCGAAGAGCTAGAGATCCTAGCGCCTAAAAAAGCCCGCGCCGTAAAGCAAAAAGAGCAAAATCAAAACGTCGAGGATTTTTATATCGAAGGCTATAAAATCAGTATCGGACGCAACGAAAAAGGCAACGTCTGGCTACTAAAAAACTCGAAAAAAGACGACGTCTGGATGCATCTAAAAGACCTGCCGTCCGCGCACGTCATTATCAAAACCGCAAAAAGCGCTCCAAGCGAGGAAATTTTAAGATTTGCGGCGAAAATTTGCGTAAATTTTAGCGTCAAAGGCGGCGGGACGTACGAGGTTGATTTTACCAAACGTAACAACGTCAAAATTACGAGCGGCGCAAATGTAAATTATATTAATTTTAAGACGATATTAGTAACAAAGCACGACTAAAAGGAGGCGAAAATGGCTGTAACACCCCTTGGCAACACGATTTTTATCAATCAAAACGTAAATATGGTCTCAAACAAGGTCGCCGACGTCCAAAATAGATTTGACCTGCAAAACCTCGCCGCCGCATCGCTAGCAAGCGACGAAAAACAAGAGGTCTCCGAAGTGCGCCCGACCGAGGAAACCTATAAAATCGACCCGCAAAACGAGCACGAAAAGCAAAAAGGCAGGCAGGAGCAGGGCGAGCTCGCCTCGGAGCAAAAGGGCGAAAACGCAGACTCCGAGAACGAGGATGGCGAAAACTCCGAGGAGCGCGTCGTGGCTAACGACTTCCCGCAGGCATCGCCCGTATTTCAGCATCTTGATCTTAAAATTTAAGCTTGCGGGCGTAAATTTGACCGCTCGCGGCTAGGCGGTCAAATTTGGCTCGATTTGGGGTAAATTTGAGCTTTTGTCCGCTAAATTTAAGCCGCCGTTTTTAGCAAAAACAAAGTCTAGCGCAGCTCGTCAAATGTGCGCCAAATTTACCGCCCCTTTTTAATCAAAAATAAAATTTAACGCAAAACCGTCAAATTTAACCGTCCGCTAAAACTCGCAAGCGTAAATTCGCCTCAAATTTCAGCGCTTTTAAGCGAAAATTTTATACAATTTTACTCAAAAAAGGACAAATCATGAAAACGCGTATAATCACCGGCATCGCGCTATTTGCGGTAGTTTTGGTCATCTTTTTCGTCGATAGTTATCTGTTAAATTTCGCCATTTTAGGCTTCGTACTTTACACGGCCTTTAGCGAAGCGCAAAAGCTCTACGGCCTACAAGGAAACTCCCTTGCTCTCACGGCGGTTATTTTTTATCTGCTTACGCCCTTTTCAAACCCCGCATTTATCGCTATTTTAGCGGTCTTGCTTGTGGTTAGTTTTCTCGCGCACTTTAAGAGCGAAAATCTAACGCCCGCGCTGCCGTTTTTGTATCCGATGACGCCGATTTTTCTCATCTGGATGCTTTATTCGCTTTATGGCGTCGGCTACTTGGCGTGGCTGATTTTAACAGTAGTGGCGTGCGATAGCGGGGCGTTTTTCGTCGGTAAATTTTGCGGCAAGCACGCCTTTAGCCAGACTTCGCCCAACAAAACCTGGGAGGGCGTCGCAGGCGGTATCGCCGTGGCTACGGTCTTTGGCGCGGGCTTTGGTTGGGTGCTGACCGATAGCTTTTGGCATAGCCTCATCACGGCGTTTTTGGTTGCGACTTTCGGCGTTTGGGGCGATCTTTTCGAGAGCTACTTAAAGCGCCGAGCGGGCGTCAAAGATAGCGGCACGCTACTGCCCGGTCACGGCGGTATGCTTGACCGTATCGACGGCTATCTTTTCGGCGTTGCCGCGATGCTCTGGACGCTATCGTGGTAGTGCTGGGCTCGACGGGCTCGATCGGGACGAATACTTTAAATTTGGCCCGTAAATTCGGCCTTGGCGTCGAGGCTATGAGCTGTGCGTCAAACTACGAGCTTTTAAACGAGCAAATCGCCGAATTTAAGCCCAAATTCGTCTGTATCGCCGAGCCTAAATTTGCAAAATTCGTAAAACACAAACGCGTTTTTGCGGGCGCACATGGCATCTGCGATATGCTAAAAGAGTGCGAGAGCGAGCGCGTCGTAAACTCTCTAGTGGGCTTTGCGGGACTTGCTCCGAGCCTAACCGCGCAAAAGCTGGGCAAAAAACTAGCGCTTGCCAACAAAGAAAGCCTCGTCGCGGGCGGCAAATTTTTAGACAGGGGCGCGATAAATCCGATAGATAGCGAGCATTTCGGACTTAAATTCTTGCTCGCGAACAAAACCCCGGTCGCTAGGCTCGTCATCACGGCTTCGGGCGGCGCCTTTTACAAAACCCCGCTAAAAGCCCTAAAAGACGCCCGCGCAGCAGACGCGCTAAAGCACCCGAACTGGAGCATGGGTGCCAAAATCACGATTGATAGCGCGACGATGGCGAACAAGCTTTTTGAGGTGTTGGAGGCCTTCTGGCTCTACGGCGTGCGGGATATCGAGGCGCTCATCGAGCGCACGTCCACGGTGCACGCGCTGGTGGAGTTTGCCGATGGCTCGACTACGGCGCATCTATCTAAAACCGATATGATTTTAGCCATCGCGCATGCGATTTTGGGCGAGGGCGGAGCGCTAAATTTGAGCGCGGCCGATACGAAAAACGGGCAAATCGTGCCGAATTTGGATCTAAAAACGCTAAAAAATATAAAATTCGGCGAGATAAATTTGAAAAAATATCCTATCTTTTTGCTAAAAGACCAAGCTTTGCAAAACCCGGATCTCGGCGTTGCGATAAATGCCGCAAACGAAGTCGCGGTGTATAAATTTTTGCGCGGCGAGTGCGGATTTTTGGATATCTCGCAAACGGTTTTAGCTGCGGCAAAGAGGTTTGAAAATGAGAAGATAGAGGGCGAATGTAAGATCTTTGAAGTGGATTTGGAAGTGAGAGCGTGGGCGGAAAAGCTACTTAAATAGAGGCTTGTCTTTTTAGCGCTTTTCCGAGATTTTGCAAAATTTTCGCTCCGCAGGCTATATGCCTAGCGCACGCTCAATTTTGCTTCAAAACTCGAAAAATCATCTCACGATACTTCGCCTTGACTCTTTTACGTTCAAATTTGAAGTCAAATTTTTAAATTTTGTATTCAAATTTTACTCACCGAGACCCGCACCCTGAAAATGTCAAATTTAAATTTTCGGCGCGACAGCGCCAAATAAACCTGCACGAAATATAGCAACTTCTCACGTGCAGTGGGGCAGGCGGGGATTTCTGCGTTGCTTTGCTAACAGCTGCAAGCAGACGGGGGTGGGCCTGCTCGCAGTTACAAGCCGTAGGCGAAGTAAAACCCCTTCCGCCACCCAAGAAAAAGAAAAGTCGGATATAAAAGGGAGCTCTTTTGCTTCGGCTTTGCCTCGCCTTGTGCTTAGCCGCACTTCGTTTGCTACTGTTAGGACGCACTCTCTTTGAGAGCTGCTGGCAGAGCGTAATTCAAGCCCCTTTCTCCTTAACAAGAAAGATTAAATTGCACAAAAACTCTAATTTATAACGCTAAATTTAACCAAGCTAAATTTGGCACCTTAAAGATGCAGGTCTCGGTGCGTAAATTTAAAATTTGCTCGAAAAATTTGCTTAAAACGACACTTTTTCGTCGCCG of Campylobacter showae contains these proteins:
- a CDS encoding SMI1/KNR4 family protein encodes the protein MFLKLDEIARELDEICLPLEQEDITGMRLLAQSDASASTRALENAQEALGVKFPLALSRLVCKFDFGKFEVCNVRFGAGGDYASELVRLNSTDEYGGKWWHGDTRPANLIVFAVGDPWIFLLNCADGAIYAWLIGDEELCGRRIASDFERFFRALASIDIAQLSKKAVPSAEEIAKFVQASDDMALEFWREMAWI
- a CDS encoding phospholipase A, which produces MKKIIVLLAILLNLALAAQAETAKQNLAPQSENPAENLTEPTAKDEAKRLYEAAAKLEHEGDKTRALQLYKLAAKKAIFTDEDGETAAMERSVIAPSDSVADAPVEEQKIASKERPKAKFESGEAYDVDEILGLKMHHLNYLLPATYAFNDVEGRRRFETAFQISLQKPLFYDVFDMNETISAGYSQSSWWQTAKGSTPFRETNYRPEIFVTVPMRFEALPSLDYLRAGLLHESNGQDGEKSRSWNRVYLEAKLYAGSLVVIPRAWARIPESKGSDDNPDIEKYLGNMDINFALPYRGHIFTAMVRNNLHFDKTNRGAGELGWLFPFGKSGVYGYVKYFTGYGESLIDYNRHTDKVGIGFAILK
- a CDS encoding molybdenum cofactor guanylyltransferase, yielding MKTCVILAGGKSSRMGRDKTLLPFGGFATLTHYGAHKFGRIFERVFVSSKFNKFNPPLPLIKDASPEEFSRSNLTEASDKEGAEASFAQICSQDTANLSPDAFSPMLALYSILKNFPNESVFIVPADMPFVSEECVRELYKFAGEYDMVIAADESHTHSLCGFFSGDLANAAGELFAAGEHKIGLLRSRCRCKIVKFAREDEFFNINYQADYEQALKEGKI
- a CDS encoding SemiSWEET family transporter → MSEKNLQILGWIGTCLSVIMYISYIPQIMGNLDGNKTPFIQPLAAAINCTIWTSYGLLKAKRDYPLAAANLPGIIFGLLATITAF
- the leuC gene encoding 3-isopropylmalate dehydratase large subunit, with amino-acid sequence MQNSKQTITEKIFSEHVGREVFAGEIIESDIDMVIGNDITTPISIKQFERSGATKLANPDGFSVVMDHYIPAKDILSANQAKISRDFAYKHDLKNYFDEKDMGIEHALLPEKGLVVPGDVIIGADSHTCTHGALGAFATGMGSTDLAYAMITGKNWFKVPPTIKVIFRGKLDRHVYGKDLILEIIRRIGVDGALYKALEFTGETIDSLDMDGRFSMCNMAIEAGGKSGIIAVDETTKEFLKGKNLRAEPKLHYSDEGASYEQILEIDVSKLDPVIAYPFLPSNGKSVREAVKDDIAIDQAFIGSCTNGRLSDLRIAAEILKGRKVARKTRLIITPATQKIALQAQKEGLMDIFAEAGAVVSNPTCGACLGGYMGILGVGERCVSTTNRNFVGRMGDRTSEVYLANSAVAAASAVAGKIADPRDL
- a CDS encoding TonB-dependent siderophore receptor, whose amino-acid sequence is MNKFSLSLAASSLLLTQIFAADVALQGVEISESADDGYRAKTSEVGKTNTPILEIPQTVNVVTQQQLKDKKPETLAESLQNVSGVSYGNTTGGIFDSIIKRGFGGGRDGSIMRNGVPSSVMHSFNKTVESVEVLKGPASLLYGAQEPGGIINMVTKKPKYDFSNEIWAGIGNRNYWNAGFDSTGPIADSGFAYRFIFDMMQKDYWREFGEYKNVLFAPSLSYKGDDYRINLAYTHTRSTDPIDRGMYLIPSTGKLLPIDKKRRLDEPFNKLKTRLDTVDVNFEKNIGEDWLLRGAYAYSRSKHEYGHIRLMNVNLNTGVAARRNEAYDGFIHRTHAGSLNLNGYVQTGEIEHNLLFGIDAKEYYRYRPGALNSYSSGTTHKNYPINIYSPVYGTVAYPSNRASGIQYQKLRTIGFYAQDSINLTENLIYSLGVRYEYYDQVARGTTSGPNTTDQQDGKFTWQTGLLYLLTPEWSVYTNYAQSFSPQMAISGDDIGDIKPEEGKSIELGTKFQNDSITASAAVFNINKKNIMRTVNSVSTPVGEARSRGFEFDFNGRVTQGLSVGASYAYTKTEVRKDSGAFAVLVGKPLEATPKHQASLFANYDFSHLGAKGLRIGGGARYFGSWYTYYMRTNLPAVPAGTGFKMDDAVVYDAFISYDTKIAGYETNFSFNVKNLTDKLYYTSSSTGTQANIIPIQPGYARQFMLTASVKF
- a CDS encoding NFACT RNA binding domain-containing protein, producing MQSFLGKFKKITAIRRAGDMAIFIEFDGELGLFFDLSKADSAIYANPDFLNVKEYKAPFDVALKKRFWGAKILNLSVPEGNRILKLECEFQGSYKSLASSLFLEFTGRFTNAIITDEKGVIVEALRHIDNNFRVIKPGRELLELPPAAIKERQTPPITDFAQYFSEEFKRVNNAKLENLRAVKSAAIERKMQNLSEILSGLENEADLNAQSEILSKNAGLILSNLHALRDYEREVTLNDFERGEVRLVLDDSPKIAANAMFAKAKRLKQKAAGLIIERQNLTEKLEFLSNLQTLVNEAKSAEELEILAPKKARAVKQKEQNQNVEDFYIEGYKISIGRNEKGNVWLLKNSKKDDVWMHLKDLPSAHVIIKTAKSAPSEEILRFAAKICVNFSVKGGGTYEVDFTKRNNVKITSGANVNYINFKTILVTKHD
- a CDS encoding phosphatidate cytidylyltransferase gives rise to the protein MKTRIITGIALFAVVLVIFFVDSYLLNFAILGFVLYTAFSEAQKLYGLQGNSLALTAVIFYLLTPFSNPAFIAILAVLLVVSFLAHFKSENLTPALPFLYPMTPIFLIWMLYSLYGVGYLAWLILTVVACDSGAFFVGKFCGKHAFSQTSPNKTWEGVAGGIAVATVFGAGFGWVLTDSFWHSLITAFLVATFGVWGDLFESYLKRRAGVKDSGTLLPGHGGMLDRIDGYLFGVAAMLWTLSW